The following are from one region of the Alicyclobacillus fastidiosus genome:
- a CDS encoding iron-containing redox enzyme family protein produces MFHTYKDVETAIDEVVQREFTNGVFLSALRNGEYTIPQIQHFAVQYSYYSRHFPRVLGAAIAAMPPLDTWWVPLADNLWDEAGHGADGKSHEQLYKTFLLSVYPDVQLDDKGVPKQPISPAVQNAIQTFIDFFRGASPLEAMAAVGLGSEMFAGSVMGDIANGLRHPNYGERPLNLLFWDVHADEHEPRHYQLCKDILVQFTDKSALETMYHVGSKIAKSEALMYTQLHQEMVQLG; encoded by the coding sequence ATGTTCCATACATACAAAGATGTCGAAACAGCGATTGACGAAGTCGTGCAAAGGGAATTTACAAATGGTGTGTTTCTCAGCGCTTTAAGAAACGGTGAATACACCATTCCGCAGATTCAACACTTTGCTGTCCAATATTCATATTACAGCAGGCACTTCCCCCGCGTATTGGGCGCGGCGATCGCAGCGATGCCCCCCCTGGATACCTGGTGGGTCCCGCTGGCCGACAACCTTTGGGACGAAGCAGGTCACGGAGCGGATGGCAAATCACACGAACAACTTTATAAGACGTTCCTTCTCTCCGTGTATCCAGACGTTCAACTCGATGACAAAGGTGTTCCGAAACAGCCGATATCGCCTGCAGTGCAAAACGCGATTCAAACCTTTATTGATTTCTTCCGCGGTGCTTCCCCGCTCGAAGCAATGGCTGCCGTCGGTCTGGGATCCGAGATGTTCGCTGGATCAGTCATGGGTGACATCGCAAATGGTCTCCGGCATCCAAATTACGGTGAGCGACCACTCAACCTGCTGTTCTGGGACGTTCACGCAGATGAACACGAGCCGCGACACTATCAGCTGTGCAAAGACATCCTCGTTCAGTTCACTGATAAGAGTGCCCTTGAAACCATGTACCATGTGGGATCGAAAATCGCAAAGTCAGAAGCACTTATGTATACACAACTTCATCAGGAAATGGTTCAGCTAGGCTAA
- a CDS encoding extracellular solute-binding protein — protein sequence MKTLRTGKRVVFTGIGLAACLSVIGCGTDNQTTANNVTTSSTSSAAKASGTANVAYAGSLQLTNDSYVSPLFRKQTGYAYQGYGNGADAVASMIKSGQITPNVFESIGTGPIQSLGAKYTDWAVGFASSPLVIAYSKKSPYAKQLEAIANGKEPISDLFTLMAKPDFHLGRTDPNTDPQGQYFVMMTHLAETELHLPAGTANKVLGSLDNPNQVYNETDILARLQAGQMDASSAYLPEAIQQHLPYIKLPDTINMGNPADAKLYASQHVKLANGKTVSGAPIEVYATTIKGTQDQDAGTAFAKLTLSKQGLQIYQKMGYTLTPFKVWGNKADVPKAIADEIE from the coding sequence ATGAAAACATTACGAACAGGTAAACGAGTTGTATTCACGGGAATTGGACTTGCAGCATGTCTCTCAGTAATCGGGTGCGGCACTGACAATCAGACCACTGCCAACAACGTCACAACCTCGAGCACTTCTTCGGCGGCGAAGGCAAGTGGCACAGCCAATGTCGCCTATGCAGGATCACTCCAATTGACGAATGACAGCTACGTCAGTCCCCTGTTTCGGAAGCAGACTGGATACGCCTATCAGGGATATGGCAATGGTGCGGACGCTGTCGCAAGTATGATTAAATCTGGGCAGATCACACCAAATGTATTTGAGAGTATCGGCACGGGCCCCATTCAGTCCCTTGGCGCCAAGTACACCGACTGGGCGGTTGGGTTTGCGAGTTCGCCGCTCGTCATCGCATATTCCAAAAAGTCTCCCTATGCAAAACAGCTAGAGGCCATTGCCAACGGAAAAGAGCCGATTTCCGACCTCTTTACCCTCATGGCGAAACCGGACTTTCACCTTGGCCGGACGGATCCAAACACGGACCCGCAAGGTCAATACTTTGTCATGATGACGCATTTGGCGGAAACGGAACTCCACTTGCCAGCAGGCACAGCGAATAAAGTACTCGGATCGCTCGACAACCCCAATCAAGTGTATAATGAGACCGATATTCTGGCGCGTCTTCAAGCTGGCCAAATGGATGCCTCGAGCGCTTATCTGCCGGAAGCGATTCAGCAACATCTCCCATATATCAAACTGCCGGATACCATTAATATGGGAAATCCTGCCGATGCCAAACTTTACGCATCGCAGCATGTAAAACTAGCAAACGGAAAAACGGTCTCAGGTGCACCGATTGAAGTCTATGCGACGACCATCAAGGGTACGCAAGACCAGGATGCGGGAACCGCGTTTGCCAAACTCACTTTGTCGAAGCAAGGACTTCAAATATATCAAAAGATGGGATATACACTGACGCCATTTAAAGTCTGGGGAAATAAAGCGGATGTACCCAAAGCGATTGCGGATGAAATCGAGTAA
- a CDS encoding phytanoyl-CoA dioxygenase family protein, which translates to MRLDQEEVKFYAANGYLLYKKPVFPEQDFIELRNIFEEHLADKGSKLSDELDTPHFRDPRLLKFLLSDDVLNLVEPIIGPDIALFSSHFICKDPYQGRATPWHEDSAYWKDKFGSYDKIVTVWLALDKTTKENGCMCVVPGTHHNGFSEYEEVDRASNTFHAQIKDVDTSNAVAFELEPGECSLHDARIIHGAAANTSPLRRCGYTMRYFSASMKFLRENNPDWKIWLARGQDHAGNVYENR; encoded by the coding sequence ATGCGTTTAGATCAGGAAGAAGTCAAATTTTACGCCGCAAACGGGTACTTGTTGTACAAAAAGCCTGTGTTTCCAGAGCAGGACTTCATCGAATTGAGGAATATTTTCGAAGAGCATCTTGCCGATAAGGGTAGCAAATTGTCAGACGAACTGGATACGCCACACTTCAGGGACCCGAGACTATTGAAATTCCTGCTGTCTGACGACGTGTTAAACTTGGTGGAACCGATTATCGGACCAGATATTGCGCTGTTTTCCAGTCACTTCATTTGCAAGGATCCCTACCAGGGGCGCGCCACACCGTGGCATGAGGACTCGGCATACTGGAAAGACAAGTTTGGTTCGTACGACAAAATCGTGACAGTATGGTTAGCTCTGGATAAAACGACCAAGGAAAATGGATGCATGTGTGTCGTGCCCGGCACTCATCATAATGGCTTTTCAGAGTATGAAGAGGTCGATAGAGCCTCAAATACGTTCCATGCGCAAATTAAGGACGTAGACACGTCGAATGCAGTGGCATTCGAATTGGAACCGGGAGAATGTTCCCTGCACGATGCACGTATCATCCATGGTGCAGCAGCCAACACCAGTCCGCTTCGCCGGTGTGGCTATACAATGCGATACTTTTCCGCGTCGATGAAATTTTTGCGGGAAAATAATCCGGATTGGAAAATTTGGTTGGCAAGGGGCCAAGATCATGCGGGGAATGTGTATGAAAACAGGTAA
- a CDS encoding DUF2164 domain-containing protein gives MLVLKIPKEQKQTVIHNIQSYFDDELSQTLGELAAENLLDFMLKQLGPTIYNQAIRDARAVVMQQMERVDEEIYALEQSVDLRYRD, from the coding sequence ATGCTGGTATTGAAAATCCCTAAAGAACAGAAACAAACCGTCATCCACAACATTCAATCGTATTTTGATGATGAATTATCGCAAACGCTCGGTGAACTTGCTGCAGAAAATTTGTTGGATTTCATGCTCAAGCAGTTGGGACCGACCATTTACAATCAGGCGATTCGCGATGCTAGAGCCGTCGTCATGCAGCAGATGGAACGAGTTGACGAAGAGATTTACGCGCTTGAGCAATCGGTAGATTTGCGATACCGAGATTGA
- a CDS encoding ABC transporter permease: MKLLKYSVILTALLCTSFLLLPLLALLFHISWSSLLQTWSGPGNQPFVTSLETTFITMAVVIVFGTPLGWLLARGRHRIWRLVEYVLLIPLLMPPLVIGLLLIYAYGPYGFIGEALGHWHISASNTILAVIIAQIYESIPYYVFSAQGAFSQVDRGFELTSYSLGRPPASTFYNITLPLALPGLGVGFTMAFARAIGAYGAVMVVAYNPHTLPVSIWVALEEQGLPTALQLALLLLVTALPLPLAMILWRRVRHAGTAA; the protein is encoded by the coding sequence ATGAAACTTCTGAAATACAGCGTCATCTTAACGGCACTGTTATGCACGAGTTTCCTGTTGCTCCCGTTGCTCGCACTACTGTTTCACATATCGTGGTCTAGTCTGTTGCAGACGTGGTCCGGACCGGGCAATCAGCCTTTTGTGACCTCCCTAGAGACGACCTTCATCACCATGGCTGTCGTCATCGTCTTCGGTACGCCCTTAGGTTGGTTGCTGGCTCGCGGTCGGCATCGAATATGGAGACTGGTCGAATACGTGCTGCTCATTCCATTGCTGATGCCACCACTCGTCATCGGGCTACTGCTCATTTACGCGTATGGCCCGTACGGTTTCATTGGCGAAGCCCTTGGCCATTGGCACATCTCCGCCTCGAACACCATACTCGCGGTCATCATCGCGCAAATTTATGAGTCCATCCCGTACTACGTCTTCTCGGCACAGGGAGCGTTTAGTCAGGTCGATCGCGGCTTTGAACTAACGTCATACTCACTTGGTAGACCGCCTGCTTCGACGTTCTACAACATTACGCTCCCGCTCGCCCTCCCCGGTCTCGGCGTGGGCTTTACCATGGCGTTTGCCCGTGCCATCGGAGCGTATGGAGCAGTGATGGTGGTTGCCTATAACCCGCACACATTACCAGTCAGTATCTGGGTCGCACTTGAGGAGCAAGGGTTGCCAACAGCCTTGCAGTTAGCGCTGCTGTTACTCGTTACAGCACTCCCTCTACCCTTGGCGATGATTCTTTGGAGGCGAGTCCGTCATGCTGGAACTGCAGCTTAA
- a CDS encoding NAD-dependent epimerase/dehydratase family protein has product MSNKEQKKIMILGGDGFCGWPTSLHLSNLGHDVVIVDNLSRRNIDNELECQSLTPIQPIGTRLKVWKDVSGQSIKFYNINIANDYELLLDLVKTEQPDVIVHFAEQRSAPYSMKSAKHKRYTVDNNLNATNNVLSAIVDSGLDVHLVHLGTMGVYGYGTAGMKIPEGYLDIEVPTETGERIQQQILYPANPGSIYHMTKTQDQLFFHFYNKNDGIRITDLHQGIVWGTNTRETMLDERLINRFDYDGDYGTVLNRFLMQAAIGYPLTVHGTGGQMRAFIHIQDTVRCIQLAIENPPSKGDRVMIFNQMTETHKVRDLAELVARLTGTEIAYVHNPRKEAAENELHAKHELFLERGLNPTTLAEGVLLEVTDVAKRYAHRADISKIPATSTWTKEQQVGVPDRNAGYVKADSDRG; this is encoded by the coding sequence TTGAGTAATAAAGAACAAAAAAAGATCATGATTTTGGGCGGTGACGGGTTTTGCGGGTGGCCCACCAGCCTTCACTTGTCTAATTTAGGTCATGATGTCGTGATCGTGGATAATTTATCCCGGCGCAACATTGATAATGAACTTGAATGCCAGTCCCTCACGCCTATTCAGCCAATAGGTACTCGCCTTAAGGTATGGAAGGATGTTTCTGGTCAGAGCATCAAGTTTTACAATATCAACATAGCGAACGACTACGAGCTACTGTTGGACCTCGTAAAGACGGAGCAACCGGACGTCATTGTGCACTTTGCTGAGCAGCGTTCCGCGCCGTATTCAATGAAGTCGGCCAAGCATAAGAGGTACACGGTCGATAACAATTTGAATGCCACGAACAACGTGCTCTCGGCGATTGTCGATTCCGGGCTCGACGTCCATTTGGTTCACCTAGGAACGATGGGCGTCTATGGTTACGGTACGGCGGGCATGAAGATCCCGGAAGGCTATTTGGATATTGAGGTTCCGACCGAGACTGGCGAGAGAATTCAACAGCAGATACTCTATCCTGCGAATCCAGGATCGATCTATCATATGACGAAAACGCAAGACCAATTGTTCTTCCATTTTTACAACAAAAACGATGGCATACGAATTACGGATTTGCACCAGGGCATTGTATGGGGAACCAATACGCGGGAGACGATGCTCGACGAACGGTTGATCAACCGTTTTGATTACGACGGTGACTATGGGACAGTCCTGAATCGCTTCCTGATGCAGGCTGCCATCGGCTATCCGTTGACGGTGCACGGTACCGGCGGTCAAATGCGCGCCTTCATTCACATCCAGGATACCGTTCGTTGCATTCAATTAGCGATTGAAAATCCTCCGAGCAAAGGCGACAGGGTCATGATTTTCAACCAGATGACAGAGACGCACAAGGTACGTGACTTGGCGGAACTCGTCGCGCGGTTGACTGGGACAGAGATCGCATATGTTCACAATCCTCGTAAAGAGGCGGCGGAGAACGAGCTGCATGCAAAGCATGAACTGTTCCTCGAGAGAGGTTTGAATCCTACCACCTTGGCCGAAGGTGTGCTTTTGGAAGTCACCGATGTCGCCAAGCGGTACGCGCATCGTGCAGACATTTCCAAAATTCCAGCCACCAGCACTTGGACGAAGGAGCAACAGGTAGGTGTGCCTGATCGGAACGCAGGTTACGTGAAGGCAGATAGTGATCGCGGATAA
- a CDS encoding nitroreductase family protein: MARHSDYPIDELFLNRWSPRAFAEKKVPTETLYSILEAARFAPSASNFQPWRFVIAQTDEELETFAEFILPGNRLWTDHKVPVLILLLSDKYRPNGEPNPYHSFDAGAAWQNLALQAHKLGLVTHAMGGFDKAKARELLQIPEQFEVLTLIALGYQGDKNELPEQLQEREMPNDRRPLSESIVSFK, encoded by the coding sequence ATGGCACGTCATTCCGATTACCCAATTGATGAGTTGTTTCTAAATCGGTGGTCGCCTCGCGCCTTTGCCGAGAAGAAGGTCCCTACCGAGACTTTATACTCGATTCTAGAGGCCGCACGCTTTGCACCGTCTGCGTCCAATTTTCAGCCCTGGCGCTTCGTCATTGCCCAAACCGACGAAGAACTCGAGACGTTTGCAGAATTTATCTTACCCGGTAACCGGTTGTGGACGGATCATAAGGTACCCGTTCTGATCCTCCTTCTCTCCGATAAGTACCGTCCAAACGGCGAACCGAATCCGTACCACTCCTTTGATGCGGGCGCTGCGTGGCAAAATCTAGCACTCCAAGCACATAAGCTCGGATTGGTGACGCATGCTATGGGCGGCTTCGACAAGGCGAAAGCCCGCGAATTGCTTCAGATTCCGGAGCAATTCGAGGTTCTCACATTAATTGCCCTTGGATATCAGGGTGATAAAAATGAGCTACCGGAACAACTCCAAGAACGCGAAATGCCAAATGACCGACGACCTCTTTCGGAGAGCATTGTGTCGTTCAAGTGA
- a CDS encoding NUDIX hydrolase, translating into MSGYIMDLRRVLGSQPLIMAAAAIVVVNEDGQLLLQHRSDNDCWGLPGGSMELGESFEDTARRELLEETGLTAGKLELLYVHSGQDAFYRYPNGHEVYVASVIYVTKEFTGELKVDEEESLEVKWFFPADLPMQLNPLDKPVIDFYIQHKCGSV; encoded by the coding sequence ATGTCTGGGTATATCATGGACTTGAGAAGAGTATTAGGATCGCAACCGTTGATTATGGCTGCTGCTGCCATCGTTGTCGTGAACGAAGACGGTCAACTCCTGTTGCAACATAGGAGTGATAACGACTGTTGGGGATTACCTGGCGGATCGATGGAGTTAGGGGAAAGTTTCGAAGACACGGCACGACGCGAGCTTCTCGAAGAGACAGGACTCACCGCAGGCAAGTTGGAGCTGCTGTACGTCCACTCCGGACAGGATGCCTTTTATCGCTACCCGAATGGGCACGAGGTCTACGTGGCGTCAGTGATCTACGTGACCAAGGAGTTCACAGGCGAGTTAAAAGTGGACGAAGAGGAAAGTTTGGAAGTAAAGTGGTTCTTCCCTGCAGACCTCCCAATGCAGCTCAATCCACTCGATAAACCTGTGATCGACTTCTATATTCAACACAAGTGTGGCTCGGTGTGA
- a CDS encoding substrate-binding domain-containing protein → MFENHVRELRRRSHMSQAQLASAVHVSRQTIQSIESGSVIPSTLISLRLARVLGVRVEDIFREQSEVPAKVACLGDEELQAGDRVIVAQIDGKHVAHRAAFALGQHIPTAPLANIVSRRLDEEQVELTHFGRDEMMAWTIVCGCDPSLGLLATHASNAHVSSPVYWMNADNGKAARLLNRGAIQVAAIHRPSSSQNATQTYESISDACYRIHVASWELGWVVKRGNPCGFSDAFDLADGKIRIVNRPVGAGARTLLDERLSACGVMPDAVSQYSWTVAGHTQVAMAVDAGVADVGIAIAGVASAMHLDFIPIQQEQCELWIPKRHFPQSGVQRLLDSLSSDVFRWDLARFGPYDTERTGSFGETPHSG, encoded by the coding sequence GTGTTCGAAAATCACGTTCGAGAATTGCGACGCCGTTCCCATATGTCACAAGCTCAGTTGGCCTCTGCCGTCCATGTCTCTCGGCAAACGATTCAATCCATTGAATCCGGAAGCGTGATCCCTAGCACCCTGATTTCGCTCCGACTAGCACGGGTACTGGGCGTTCGTGTCGAGGATATCTTTCGTGAACAGAGCGAGGTTCCAGCCAAGGTCGCTTGTTTAGGCGATGAGGAACTGCAAGCGGGAGACCGTGTCATCGTCGCTCAAATTGACGGCAAGCACGTCGCGCATCGCGCCGCTTTTGCACTCGGACAACACATTCCCACAGCCCCTCTGGCAAACATCGTGAGCAGGCGCTTGGACGAAGAACAGGTGGAACTCACACACTTTGGTCGCGACGAGATGATGGCGTGGACCATTGTGTGCGGGTGTGATCCCTCACTCGGGCTGTTGGCCACACACGCATCCAACGCACACGTTTCCTCCCCTGTGTACTGGATGAACGCAGATAACGGAAAGGCAGCAAGGCTGTTGAACAGGGGAGCGATTCAGGTTGCTGCAATTCATCGACCATCTTCCAGCCAGAATGCCACGCAAACATATGAAAGTATCTCAGACGCTTGTTATCGTATCCACGTCGCATCCTGGGAACTCGGGTGGGTGGTCAAACGCGGTAACCCATGTGGTTTTTCGGATGCGTTTGATCTAGCGGATGGGAAAATCAGGATAGTAAACCGCCCAGTCGGTGCGGGTGCCCGCACACTGCTGGATGAACGCCTGAGTGCATGTGGCGTAATGCCAGATGCAGTATCCCAGTATTCCTGGACCGTAGCCGGCCACACGCAAGTGGCCATGGCCGTCGATGCCGGTGTCGCAGATGTGGGCATCGCCATCGCGGGCGTCGCAAGTGCTATGCATTTGGACTTTATTCCTATCCAACAAGAACAGTGTGAACTGTGGATTCCCAAGCGGCACTTTCCACAAAGTGGCGTACAGCGTTTGCTGGATTCCCTGTCGTCGGACGTATTTCGCTGGGACTTGGCCCGCTTTGGTCCGTATGACACAGAGCGCACTGGCTCCTTTGGCGAAACGCCACATTCCGGGTAA
- a CDS encoding GGDEF domain-containing protein, with protein MDIKLSTLPLWMMACVAVVISLFLLVYLGNFWRLFARSYARAAILFAATCVIQSLLLNAHNGVQARLIYSFALPTVFIAQIALIDAFIVTFRLRKPHWFPSLWWIGLAFFVVSTAFHNTIYPVLQRVPNGYFFASPTSAIGFTLLKIGVFGGDFMGFIYVVGAGLRSQRYNNMRWPYAMVIVLYCLCMFNDAIIIQHHHTLYPTAWVGGFLLFIMLWRELHGHMREIYSHVNLDRLTGAYSRTFGEIYLSQCLEHQNVGLFYADIDHFKDINDKYGHRTGDLALQLMVRLVQPMMRSPNLAVRLGGDEFLFLFPNAKPDDEIHLRTHLQSLLSSMRVLAGADESAEVPLQVSLGWAYAKKGEAWSDIVHSADLSMYQAKEANKRHEQRSSP; from the coding sequence ATGGATATAAAACTGAGCACCTTGCCGCTTTGGATGATGGCGTGTGTGGCAGTTGTGATTTCTCTGTTTCTACTTGTTTACTTGGGTAATTTCTGGAGGTTATTTGCACGCTCCTACGCTAGGGCTGCTATCTTGTTTGCTGCAACCTGTGTCATCCAAAGCCTGCTGCTGAATGCTCATAATGGTGTACAAGCTCGGCTTATCTACAGTTTCGCATTGCCGACGGTGTTCATCGCCCAAATCGCCCTCATCGATGCGTTCATCGTGACTTTCAGACTGCGTAAACCCCACTGGTTCCCATCATTATGGTGGATTGGGTTAGCCTTTTTCGTCGTATCGACCGCGTTTCACAATACTATCTACCCTGTACTTCAAAGGGTTCCGAATGGTTATTTCTTCGCTAGTCCGACATCAGCCATCGGCTTCACGCTCTTGAAAATAGGAGTATTCGGCGGAGATTTCATGGGATTCATATACGTTGTTGGGGCTGGGTTAAGAAGTCAACGATACAACAATATGCGATGGCCGTACGCGATGGTGATCGTGCTCTATTGTCTATGCATGTTCAATGATGCAATCATCATCCAGCATCACCACACGCTTTACCCGACCGCATGGGTCGGAGGGTTCTTGTTGTTCATCATGCTGTGGCGCGAATTACACGGTCACATGCGCGAAATCTATTCACATGTCAATCTGGACAGGCTGACAGGCGCATATTCACGCACCTTCGGAGAAATCTATTTGTCGCAATGTCTGGAACATCAAAACGTGGGACTGTTTTACGCGGACATCGATCATTTTAAGGATATTAACGACAAGTATGGACATCGCACGGGAGATTTGGCACTCCAGCTAATGGTTCGTCTCGTACAACCGATGATGCGCTCCCCAAATCTAGCTGTACGCTTAGGTGGAGATGAATTTCTGTTTCTGTTCCCCAATGCCAAGCCGGACGATGAAATCCACTTGCGCACCCATCTTCAGTCGCTATTGAGCAGCATGCGCGTGCTGGCTGGAGCTGACGAATCGGCTGAAGTACCCTTGCAAGTGAGTCTCGGCTGGGCATACGCAAAGAAGGGGGAAGCCTGGAGCGACATCGTCCACAGTGCGGATTTATCGATGTACCAAGCGAAAGAAGCAAACAAGAGACATGAACAACGCTCTTCCCCCTAA
- a CDS encoding MarR family winged helix-turn-helix transcriptional regulator, protein MEDIKSVGKLLDRLYQKLGRRYGSLSRPQRRFLQTIASVDGIGVKELSNFLEITAAGATRMLDSLENEGYIERRRQVHDARHVKVFLTERGANVLAEADEIYLSRLGGVLAPLSSDERQLLSQLLNKVDLTDGGR, encoded by the coding sequence TTGGAAGACATCAAAAGCGTTGGTAAATTATTGGATCGGTTATACCAAAAACTTGGCCGTCGTTACGGCTCTTTGTCGCGTCCACAAAGGAGGTTTTTACAGACGATCGCCTCTGTAGATGGAATTGGAGTGAAGGAGCTTTCTAATTTTCTGGAAATCACGGCAGCAGGTGCAACACGCATGCTGGATTCACTCGAGAACGAAGGGTATATCGAACGACGTCGTCAAGTTCATGATGCGCGCCACGTGAAGGTGTTTCTGACAGAGCGTGGAGCAAACGTGCTAGCCGAAGCAGATGAGATCTACCTGTCACGCTTGGGAGGGGTACTTGCGCCGCTATCCTCGGACGAACGCCAGTTGTTGAGTCAGCTTCTGAACAAAGTTGATTTGACTGATGGCGGGAGGTGA
- a CDS encoding MFS transporter, whose translation MTLWIMAGVQFCMSIAFSSSNPFMALYVEQLGVHNLRHVDMLTGVIQGMTPLMAAIMSPFWGAMSDRRGRKMMVLRSTIAIAIFTGILGLAHSTWQLMIIRALQGSFSGFSAASIALVASVIPQDRLGFSLGWMQTASMVGTLVGPLLGGVAADSFHNNYHMVFFLTTIFAFIAFIITLLWIKEPQVPRASTNKKPSLIGQFKAIKQLKTVQSMFLVLFLTQFTVMSVQPVLSVFMKELAGNVGYLNTVAGFAFAVTGLADLIASPFLGKRSDKIGYRRVLTICMTGAGLFYLPQALAPNIWVFVASRFGLGMFIGGILPTANALIGRMAPSDKRGQIYGFTSSATFLGSFAGPLLGGVGSAFLGIRVMLGVAGALYLCNMLWVRLKVKEPQETADTA comes from the coding sequence ATGACACTATGGATCATGGCAGGCGTTCAGTTCTGCATGTCCATAGCCTTTTCGAGTTCAAATCCGTTTATGGCGCTGTACGTGGAACAACTGGGCGTACATAATCTACGTCATGTTGATATGCTCACTGGAGTCATCCAGGGAATGACTCCCTTGATGGCGGCAATCATGTCTCCCTTTTGGGGGGCGATGTCCGACAGGCGCGGTCGCAAGATGATGGTGTTGCGTTCTACCATCGCCATTGCGATTTTCACAGGCATACTGGGCCTCGCGCACAGTACCTGGCAACTGATGATCATCCGGGCGTTACAGGGATCGTTCAGTGGGTTTTCTGCGGCATCCATCGCACTGGTAGCGAGCGTCATCCCACAAGATAGGCTGGGATTTTCGCTTGGTTGGATGCAGACCGCCAGTATGGTGGGAACGCTCGTGGGACCCTTGCTTGGCGGTGTAGCCGCAGACTCCTTTCATAACAATTATCACATGGTATTTTTCCTCACGACTATATTTGCTTTTATCGCATTTATCATCACGTTACTATGGATTAAAGAACCGCAAGTCCCTAGGGCTTCGACGAACAAGAAACCGTCTCTCATTGGACAGTTTAAGGCCATTAAGCAGTTGAAGACAGTTCAATCGATGTTTTTGGTCCTATTTTTGACTCAGTTCACAGTGATGAGTGTTCAGCCTGTGCTGTCTGTATTTATGAAAGAGTTGGCAGGAAATGTTGGGTATTTGAACACCGTAGCAGGATTCGCCTTCGCCGTTACGGGACTGGCTGATCTCATTGCATCCCCATTTCTCGGGAAGCGAAGCGACAAAATTGGCTATCGACGCGTCTTGACCATATGTATGACCGGCGCAGGACTGTTCTATCTTCCGCAAGCGTTGGCGCCAAACATCTGGGTCTTCGTGGCTTCCAGATTTGGCCTTGGCATGTTCATCGGAGGCATTTTGCCTACGGCGAACGCCTTGATTGGGCGCATGGCTCCGAGTGACAAGCGTGGGCAAATATACGGTTTCACGTCAAGTGCAACCTTCTTAGGGAGTTTTGCAGGTCCGCTACTTGGTGGCGTCGGTTCAGCGTTTCTTGGAATTCGAGTGATGCTTGGCGTAGCTGGGGCGTTATATCTGTGCAATATGCTGTGGGTTCGTCTGAAAGTAAAAGAACCACAGGAGACGGCAGACACTGCATGA
- a CDS encoding SGNH/GDSL hydrolase family protein — protein MKRKRFWLYTGCIAALVSIVSVYSVQLKDKRISGGRTSTVSMKTAARHTTSSHTQSLTIASPQNSWTTWPVALKKDQAYTVVAIGGSAADGTGDAVGEGGYLARAFRTVNATQDVNYHFINQSKVGYGPIQYDDTQLSPALLNDSQMERLFKDYKPNMLVISFGMLDDIDKKTPMGQIKQALHDEIESAINQHVVVVIVTPPSTYASETYYKAPLNAYVQAEMGVVEEFHNPNIYVIPLAQQMDQYIKSHHQTIKMYEADSWHPNAAGHALAGNLLAQDIIHKFLLANAKA, from the coding sequence ATGAAGAGAAAGAGATTCTGGCTTTACACGGGTTGTATCGCTGCTCTGGTATCTATTGTCTCTGTCTATTCTGTACAACTGAAAGACAAACGAATATCTGGAGGGCGCACTTCGACGGTCTCGATGAAGACCGCCGCACGGCATACCACTAGCAGTCATACGCAGAGCCTGACCATCGCGTCCCCGCAAAACTCGTGGACGACCTGGCCCGTCGCTTTGAAGAAGGATCAAGCATACACCGTGGTGGCCATCGGCGGATCGGCCGCCGATGGCACGGGTGATGCGGTCGGCGAAGGTGGCTATTTAGCCAGGGCGTTTCGTACCGTCAATGCGACACAGGACGTGAATTACCACTTTATCAACCAATCGAAGGTGGGTTACGGGCCCATTCAGTACGACGATACGCAACTGAGTCCTGCGTTGCTCAACGATAGCCAAATGGAGCGCCTTTTCAAGGACTACAAGCCGAATATGCTTGTGATATCGTTTGGCATGCTTGACGACATTGATAAGAAGACACCCATGGGCCAGATTAAACAGGCTTTACACGACGAAATTGAAAGCGCGATCAATCAACACGTAGTCGTGGTCATTGTCACGCCTCCTTCAACCTATGCGTCAGAAACGTATTACAAGGCGCCATTGAACGCGTACGTACAAGCAGAGATGGGCGTGGTCGAGGAGTTCCACAATCCGAACATTTACGTGATTCCTTTAGCACAACAAATGGACCAATACATCAAATCGCATCACCAAACTATCAAAATGTATGAGGCGGATAGCTGGCATCCAAATGCAGCTGGTCACGCGCTGGCAGGAAACCTTCTAGCACAAGATATTATCCATAAGTTCTTGCTCGCCAATGCGAAGGCTTGA